The Candidatus Binatia bacterium genome has a window encoding:
- the arsC gene encoding arsenate reductase (glutaredoxin) (This arsenate reductase requires both glutathione and glutaredoxin to convert arsenate to arsenite, after which the efflux transporter formed by ArsA and ArsB can extrude the arsenite from the cell, providing resistance.): MERLTIYHNPRCSKSRAALAILQAHEVPLRVVEYLKDPPTRAELATLRRQLGCSPAEWIRRNEAEFKQAGLSANSSEEQLLDAMATHPILIERPIVVRGNRAVVGRPPERVVELLKTN; encoded by the coding sequence ATGGAGAGACTGACGATCTATCACAACCCCCGTTGCTCCAAGAGCCGCGCCGCACTGGCGATCTTGCAGGCGCACGAAGTTCCGCTGCGCGTCGTCGAGTATCTCAAGGATCCACCCACACGCGCGGAGTTGGCGACGCTGCGGCGCCAGCTGGGGTGCTCCCCGGCGGAGTGGATTCGCAGGAACGAGGCGGAATTCAAGCAAGCCGGCTTGAGCGCGAACAGTTCGGAGGAGCAACTCCTGGACGCCATGGCCACGCACCCCATTCTCATTGAGCGCCCGATTGTCGTGCGCGGGAACCGCGCCGTCGTCGGGCGGCCCCCGGAGCGCGTCGTGGAATTGCTAAAGACGAACTGA
- a CDS encoding D-sedoheptulose 7-phosphate isomerase — protein sequence MRREIHRSFAASIAVKRQFLRENLDTLVQVVETIAAALQAGSKLLLFGNGGSAADAQHIAAEFVNRFKIERPPLPAIALTTDSSALTSIANDYGYAEVFAKQVRALGRRGDVAIAISTSGNAVNVLRAVTACRRIGLRTVALTGGSGGKLAGVADLVLRAGGTTDTARIQETHILVGHVICEQVDVRLFGGGSRKR from the coding sequence GTGCGCCGGGAAATCCATCGCTCGTTTGCCGCCAGCATCGCGGTGAAGCGCCAGTTCCTGCGGGAGAACCTCGATACGCTGGTGCAGGTGGTCGAGACCATCGCGGCGGCTTTGCAGGCCGGAAGCAAGCTGTTGCTCTTCGGCAACGGGGGCAGCGCTGCGGATGCGCAGCATATCGCCGCTGAGTTCGTGAACCGCTTCAAGATCGAACGCCCGCCGCTGCCGGCGATTGCTTTGACCACGGACAGCTCGGCGCTGACCAGCATCGCCAACGACTACGGCTACGCCGAGGTCTTTGCCAAACAGGTGCGAGCCCTCGGGCGACGCGGCGACGTTGCCATCGCCATCTCCACCAGCGGCAATGCCGTCAATGTCCTGCGTGCCGTTACCGCCTGCCGCCGCATCGGCCTACGCACGGTTGCCTTGACGGGCGGGAGCGGCGGGAAGTTGGCCGGCGTGGCGGACCTGGTCTTGCGGGCGGGGGGCACCACCGATACCGCCCGTATTCAAGAAACCCACATCCTCGTCGGCCACGTCATCTGTGAACAAGTCGATGTGCGGCTCTTCGGCGGCGGGTCGCGAAAGCGGTAG